In Thermodesulfatator atlanticus DSM 21156, the sequence AGGAGCCTTTATCAACTAGGTAAAAAATAAAACTAAAAAAAATAAAACTAAATGGTCGGGACGGGCGGATTTGAACCGCCGACCCCCTACACCCCAAGCAGGTGCGCTGCCAGGCTGCGCTACGTCCCGCTGCGTCCCGATCCCGACAAATCTATAGCCATGAGTTAAGCTTTTGTCAACTCTTAGCCTTAAGTTCCGGATAAGAGATGAGAAAGGGGCACCTCTCTTTTATATTTCAAAGGAAACACAAAATTGTAGTGCTACCCAAAATACCGGACACTTTTGGGCCTCATCTTGAGGAGACATCATTTAAGCTGCCTCCCTGTATCTTCCCTCATAATATCTTGCCTCAAATTTCTCTGGGCTCATATAGCTCAGCGCTGAATGCACATACTCACGATTGTATCGCCTTATCCAATCTCCAATTCTGTCCTTTGCCTCTATTAAATTCCTAAATTCCGAAATCCATATCAATTCCTCTTTTATCGTTCTTATCATCCGTTCTGTCTCCGCATTCCCTTTTGGATTACTATAACTCGTCAATATTTGCTTTATCTGAAGATTCTTCATCTCTGATACAAATTTCTTCGACGTG encodes:
- a CDS encoding integrase core domain-containing protein, which gives rise to TSKKFVSEMKNLQIKQILTSYSNPKGNAETERMIRTIKEELIWISEFRNLIEAKDRIGDWIRRYNREYVHSALSYMSPEKFEARYYEGRYREAA